The window caggggtgcgggtgctggagtcccccacccgagagcctgtgcggactccgggtgggggcgcgtgtcctgaggttgGGGCGTGGAGAGGCGGTTCTGAGGACAGCAGGGCTGAcctggacctgcggcccatgggctcctgcgctgggtccccgcagggcagctggaccccggcctcaggccccctggggccgggtgactgactgctggaggcCCAGcacgtggaggagcctgcctcctggtgtgggtgcaggtggggcccacgggcctgcccctgctgccctgccctggggtgtcccgggatccccagggctgccctaggtcagcgacctggatctgtgCGGCAcagccagggcccaggaggccacatccagctgtgagagggctcgctcagcccagggccagaacccaggcctggccagggccccagggggctggatcccattagtctttgtgctgggcctggggggggctcgagtcgcccctgcccccacagagcccggggccaggccagcctaggtccctctgggtcaggggctggtgtcctgtgcGGGGGGTGCCGCCCGCCAGGAGGGACAGcaagacgaggcagggcacggtgacagCGGGCCAGAGTCTCCAGGCCCCCACACTCACCGCCACAGTCTGCCCCCAAGGCCCGCGAGCATCAAGCTGCCCCGTGGATGCAGAGGgaagagggtcccgggcctgtgcggggcctcagggcagcgggctcagcgccgccctggctctgccctggctctgcccgtcactgcccagtgaggggcacgagctgcagtggctgcggggcaggaagggtgtcctgagCCCGACAGTGTTGTCCCTAGGGGATTGGGGGGACCCCGTGATGGGAGTCCCAGGAGTGCTCCAAGGCCTGGTTCAttgcggggcctctggggtggtcCAGGCAGGTGCCGAAGGGAAGGGGACCCCATTTTTTGTCTTCAAGCCCACCATGTCtgggggccgcctgcctgcaccgtcTTGTTGCactgggaggatggggagggagttCCATCGCTGGGGGagaagttggacgatggcctggcagGGAGGGGGTCCAGACAGTTCaggctgggtggctgggcccggggaggcctgctcctccaccctgggcagtgtctcagaggccggagaagggaggagaggcccgggcacCAGGGACACtcgctccaggcccaggggcctcgtggggaactcctcaggtcccacTGGAAAGAGGccgggtcagcgtctccagcaggctatgtgtcccccgctgggggccctgggggtcctcacggctcccgtgtggccccccggcctgaccctgtgctcagccccccacactggtGCCCGGGCCCTGCAATGGGTGCCCACATGCCCAGCcttggcctggggtccccgaggctagagcaggagaggagagccccagagatgaggacaggggccccgggggctctgtcccctgagggcagccccagcaggccgagtcgggaggggccggggccctgagcccagcTGGGGGGGGGCAGGTTGCACCGCATCCTctggagctgggtcatggaggcccgaaggtgtctgaGCActgcctcgtcctccagggcccagggccgggccagagagtcctggaggaactcccggagcccttccaggggcagcttcaggaggcgttCTGGGCGGTGGgtgagagtcagacccagagggccccgccctggggcccccggtgCCCCCAGGGCAgtggctggggtcccgctgtgcccaggagtgCCGTGggagtgcgctggccggggtggcccctgcctgctgctcctctcagggagccccactgttcccgcctgccccgccgtccccccgccccaggtctgggtgctgctcagagcacagggtcaccgcccctgcccccaccccggcacacctgggctcccaaGGGCTCACTTACTcttgtgcaccttgaggatggtgtaggccatggccgtgagcaccacTCCCCATCCAGTATAtacatcccacagcttcagggtgagcgagaaggggatCTAGGGGACAGTGGGTGGGAGGAGcagcctgagcagggcccctggggggctcggctggggctaggctaggcctccCATCTGTCCacagcccctgccaccccccGGCTGCCTCCGATGAGGCACCACAGCCCCCctgtgcgtgccctcctcccagggagatcagggctcctggccgctccgggttccgaccccagCCAGCACCTCCcacacccctgggggcacagactctgcccccATTTGACGACACCACGCCttgagaggaccccaggctggcccccCAATGGGCCGGGGGCCTGTCCACACCCcaggctgacccggcctcccccgggggagttGAGGCAGAGATGGCTCACCCCCGGAACctcctccagggaccctctgggcttctccaggatgggctgggctgcgagcctcagcctcagggccccggggtcagGCCTGGCTCATCtagagggtggggctgagctgggccctccctaggggcagggggcaggtccgggagtgggggtcccgggggggcctcacccggccgaggaagcattGGGGAAACCACTTCGGGGTGTAGATTctggtggacatctgctcctcgtcctggcgggagggcaggaggtgctcaggccccatgccgcggcccctggagccgggtggacgcgctccccatGGCTctgcccagccccgagggcgaccctgggaccccagggggaggaacatgaccccaactctgggcagcttgGAGggccgtgccccccaccccctgccccggggccccggggacggagcctcaggagctcccactgtccatgtgcttcctcaggtcggGGAGAGCTCTTTCGAGGACGCACTCATGATGAGCCtagaacctgaggagcttcgggaagcccgggacaaagaagcctgagaaggccccaggcccccaggatcaggacctcctcctgcaccaggcggggtggtgggtgtcggggcaggggccaccccccatgccctgacccccgtgtgcccaccgccctctgAGCCCTGACTGGAcctgctcttcccagagggcagggctgcctcccaggccgggggtgcggggcccggggaccctcgtcctcacagagaccccaaGGGGAGTGGGCTGGAGGCTAAGGACCAGGCctggctgacccagcaccctctctcctgcaggGGTCGCCGCAGGGACAGGCGGGTCCCTAGCCCCAAGGGGCAGTGGgtgcaggccacggggagggtAATGGGTGTGCACAGCcctctgtggggcttgggagtgaggctgggggcccctgggagggggagacgctgccctctgggccccgtgtggccgtgggctggcaggggggcctggggggcaagCAGGCAGctgggcgggaggctgggggagcagcggGAGTATGAGCCTGGCCTGCAGAcagtggggcgggtggccgtggctctgggaccccgaggccaccggggaggcagGGCCCTTGCCAGtgggggggcgggctgggggtccccgcctgccccctggTGCAGCAGCCTggagggaggccctcctgagctcccctcctgcccagcgGCCCGGCGGGCCCCTACTGTGCATGGCGTGCCTGTCGTCGgtcatcagctgggccagcgcccagaaggcgtcctcctcgggcaggaacatgaggaggatggccgcgatctcgctcatgccctggcagtagcccacctcctgcaaaaGCCAAAGCCCCACAGAGGGCGTGcgcctctgagccctccccgcgggcgtcaggctcccccggctccctcacAGCCCGGGCTCCcagagggggctcccagagggcaggggggcaggtgagggctaCCCGGACCAGCTCGGGCAccagcaccccgggccccgctaccgagccctgcggccgccgtgccagggcCCCCGTCCTCagaccagcaggaggggcctctgtgagctgtgccaggctgcaggggacccgccaggtctggagaccccccggAGGGCaggtcgggggggggggccctgactgtggcccctgggaggtcccacgaggggagctgggccaggacaccccatggggccggggagcgtgtgagctggtgtcctcggggacccttctggatgcgccgtggaagggggcggcctcctgggccccTCGGCCTCGTGCCCTTCAGGGGAGTGGGAACCTTCCCCACCCGGGTTCTCATCAGTAGTCCcatctgtcagggtccagacccaaGTTCTAGGACGGCAgtggtgcacgcgggggccccaGGCAACCctggccctcgggcacgcaggccctgcctcccctgggaggtctgcacccagccccctgcccgtcccggaggagagagaccctccccggcatctcgggggcccTAACTGTGAGTCCTGCTGGTCACCAGCACTCAGGACAAGGCCACCTgcagggcaggaggcgggggcagggacactcatgGTGTCGTACACCGAGTAGGCCACCAGCACGTGGAACAGGGCTCACTGCCTAGGAGGGaggacagcggggggctctgctcagtcagcccctgcccagcgaggccgccgaggtgcagaAACCTGCCCCGCAGGCCCCACAGCCctcagggcccctccgcgggggccgatctctggggtcaggtctgcgcacagGGACAGGCAGCGACCTTACACGTGCAGCGGGCCAGGGGTTatgtgcaccctggggtgtctgATGCCTCCATGCGGCTCCCGctgtggggtgtgcagctccgggctcccccagcgccgccagcgccccctccagccctggagcagcACCCCTGCACGCCCCCTGGGAgtcagcgctccccctgccccggtccccgcagcccctgatgcctctcctcccctgccctggcctggccccgtgtcccgggaacaccaccagccccacgtggcccctgtcccgagcccacgcagccggggcgtccatggccctgagcgcacccccaggccTTCCAAGGTGTCCCTGgactggactctgtggggggcaccctggacccgcccatcccagagcatctcggggctccaggtctgagccaccatgaggagagcagggagcgtggtgcaggtgtgaccccgatacaggctgcaaacccctggggtcactatctgagcccGTGgggggggggtacggggtgcggccccctcagcacTGCCAGGAGCCGCCTGATGCCCCCCGCACAgtggcctgagtctgcaccccggctctgcggcccccgggcccgggctgctggaagTCGGCTCCCCctgggccgggggtcacaggtcagcctgaccggGCCACGCTCTGAGGGCTgcgggggccctggggggcagcaggttccctgcagggaggagcaccgagttctcctggggagacggtccgagcggcccccccgggaagcccagccacccttGCCTGGCGGCTCTTcagccccgcccctggagcccctgcaggtcacccctggggtcccgggctcccacacatcCCACCCGCTGCACACAGAGGGAGCTgcaccctctgctccacccacctgcacccccccTGTCGGGGGCTCCTTGCCTTCCCCCCTCCctgcggcccctggggactctacAGGACACCTgagcttctgacgggagcaggccatccagagaaccccaaggtggccggggaggctgagcatgtcccacagggggcagctgcaccgcatCCTTGTGGGagggggcgggaccgatagtgtaggggtggggtgtgggggggtgtgggggatggtgtgggggttGGTGTAGGGGGATGGCATGGGGGCGGTGGTTGAGGGGGATGgagtggggggctgcggacactgGGCACCCCTTCTCTAAGgcgcacacggagacgtctacagataaaggcgaccccagtcaggtttgctgtgacccctgcccctggggccccgtgtgctcagcgcagggcctgcctggaccggggcgatATCTGGGGGTCGTCAAACTATGTGTGCTCACCAACTCCaaattgtctaaaataaaatgcccagaattcagaagtacataaagcactgagggtgggtgtcaccctgacctgtgcgaccctcgtcgggtccatgTGTCCTGGTCCAGCTGCGGCCTGGCCGCCTGGCACCCAGGTCCCCTtactgccccccacgcccccacctcagccccctgctcttcacggggccgcccctcacccccttggggttcagctcagacggtgacccctggaggccccgtcctggtGGCCTCCCCATCCTAGagaccccgggggtgggggcacgggggtcatccccagcaccctaccatgtggcagtgtgttgtttgttGCCGTCGCTCCCCCCAGCCTCAGAGACCCCGTGTCCCCTGCACAGAAGCCCCTGGGCCTCTCCCGGGCCCCcaaaccccgctggcccagcagcctcacccgaccctgtagcggtcccagaacatggtgtgactgcggaacgtccGGTTGatgtccaggtcgatctgcatgATGCCCcgggagaccagggccgcctccttcatttcctgcggggagaccccgggagtaggagccggcgtcagggacacagacccccacctgtcagcagctgccatcctgggcagggagccctggggccaccatgggagtgtgtcctgcaggaacctccttccttcccctgggaggccggggatggtgggagtgcccaccgtgcccgcggggcctgcgtgagggcctatGCCCAGCTGTCTgtgcggggaggggactgagggtcagcccgggtggggaggggacatggggggtcagccctggtggggaggggacagggggtcagccctggtggggaggggactgagggtccaCAGGGAGTGGAAGGgccccacctggtatttcccggcattccTGGCCTTAACCTGGACGTTCAGCAAttgcagccacacctgtccccgcacctggggcgggaccacCTTGTAGACCCAGAGCCGCAGCtgcagggaggaaggcagtgctggtgagaggggcccagggccgccccttggagcccagggagtGTGAGGCATCCAGAAGATTCCGGCTCCACGGTGTCTGcggagaggctgggtctccctggagctGGGCCCCATTCCCCACGAGGAGCAGGGACcatggccccgacctgacgctcccccaccaccgtcccggggtctggggaggctcgggctcccagcagactctccccagacAGGGGCTCCCCcaaggacggggcaggaggacactgagggcggccgcCCAGCTCTGTCAGGatggagagccctcgggggcacccagtgccccaccttctcgctggggaggtagtggtcccatcgcttgagcatttttatccatttgttggcacaccgggtctcctggcggagtttctggaaGAGGCCAAGCGGGGGCCGCAGATGAGGCTCCAGCCGcaggaggtgggcgctcgggccacGTCCAGTCCCCCGCGGGACCCAGAAGAGCCAGGAAGGCAGAGGGCCCCCCCGCGGACTGCGGCTCCAGGTCTGGGGTGCATTCCTGGcagcccgtgcagcgctgggacggggg is drawn from Vulpes vulpes isolate BD-2025 chromosome 4, VulVul3, whole genome shotgun sequence and contains these coding sequences:
- the LOC112925328 gene encoding uncharacterized protein isoform X2, translating into MFLPLGSQGRPRGWAEPWGARPPGSRGRGMGPEHLLPSRQDEEQMSTRIYTPKWFPQCFLGRIPFSLTLKLWDVYTGWGVVLTAMAYTILKVHKMGPEEFPTRPLGLERVSLVPGPLLPSPASETLPRVEEQASPGPATQPELSGPPPCQAIVQLLPQRWNSLPILPVQQDGAGRRPPDMVGLKTKNGVPFPSAPAWTTPEAPQ
- the LOC112925328 gene encoding USP6 N-terminal-like protein isoform X1 gives rise to the protein MFLPLGSQGRPRGWAEPWGARPPGSRGRGMGPEHLLPSRQDEEQMSTRIYTPKWFPQCFLGRIPFSLTLKLWDVYTGWGVVLTAMAYTILKVHKKRLLKLPLEGLREFLQDSLARPWALEDEAVLRHLRASMTQLQRMRCNLPPPSWAQGPGPSRLGLLGLPSGDRAPGAPVLISGALLSCSSLGDPRPRLGMWAPIAGPGHQCGGLSTGSGRGATREP